A DNA window from Rhipicephalus sanguineus isolate Rsan-2018 chromosome 8, BIME_Rsan_1.4, whole genome shotgun sequence contains the following coding sequences:
- the LOC119403424 gene encoding uncharacterized protein LOC119403424 yields MFSASKDLSALSRGAAQASASSNDYRVVLPRLPTGKLVVDSVFLHADLAGRPYRVQDFRDALRNIIDLKEISSIGQFQMSHVWMVTCKSTMTKTKLVTRGEFLVKSRRCLVIDPEPTEVKMKLLWLPEHLEDTYIRDALHVFGKIKSISTESWKVADMEQMRTLNRDVVLSLADGVRVGDIPHLLTVCGVQSLVLIPGRPPLCLRCNKVGHIRRNCRTPRCDDCRRFGHSAEECVMTYANKLRQRTQQPDENLQEHIMDATEVLDATGDTSSSTDATGLSRTPTEDATKTTVDASEEAAVNEEPSGPCKQLDQNCPDQPVKERAVPSETSSEEIPDKSASVPQQLFHPASVSEDDMQSHEFFFFALLPLSRHELHHQHIE; encoded by the coding sequence ATGTTCTCCGCCTCAAAGGATCTATCGGCCTTGAGCCGAGGTGCTGCTCAGGCTTCAGCCAGCAGTAATGACTACCGTGTTGTGCTTCCTCGCCTTCCTACCGGTAAGCTGGTTGTGGACTCCGTTTTTCTGCACGCGGACTTGGCTGGTCGCCCTTACCGTGTTCAAGACTTCAGAGATGCACTTCGGAACATTATCGACCTAAAGGAAATCAGCTCGATAGGTCAATTCCAAATGTCGCACGTATGGATGGTGACGTGCAAGTCAACAATGACGAAAACGAAGTTAGTCACACGTGGTGAATTTCTTGTCAAGAGCCGTCGATGCCTTGTGATTGACCCGGAACCCACAGAAGTAAAGATGAAACTCCTGTGGCTTCCTGAGCACTTAGAAGACACCTACATTCGAGATGCACTGCATGTTTTCGGGAAGATCAAGTCAATATCAACAGAAAGCTGGAAAGTAGCGGACATGGAGCAAATGCGGACTCTTAATCGTGATGTTGTACTGTCCCTTGCCGATGGAGTCCGAGTGGGTGACATTCCACATCTCCTGACAGTCTGCGGAGTTCAAAGTCTTGTCCTCATTCCTGGCCGGCCACCACTTTGTCTTCGCTGTAATAAGGTAGGGCACATTCGTCGTAACTGCAGGACTCCTCGCTGCGACGACTGTCGACGCTTTGGTCATTCAGCTGAGGAATGTGTCATGACTTACGCCAACAAACTACGACAACGTACGCAGCAACCAGATGAGAACTTGCAAGAGCATATCATGGATGCCACAGAAGTTCTCGACGCGACGGGAGACACTTCGTCAAGCACAGATGCTACAGGATTAAGCAGAACGCCTACTGAAGACGCAACGAAAACAACAGTCGATGCGTCCGAGGAAGCTGCGGTAAACGAAGAACCGAGTGGACCATGCAAGCAGTTGGACCAAAATTGTCCTGACCAGCCTGTTAAGGAACGGGCCGTACCTTCAGAGACTTCCAGTGAAGAAATACCAGATAAGAGCGCCTCAGTTCCGCAACAGCTGTTTCATCCTGCCTCGGTCTCGGAAGATGACATGCAGAGccacgagttctttttttttgctttattgcctctTTCCAGACACGAATTACATCACCAGCACATCGAATAA